A stretch of Phoenix dactylifera cultivar Barhee BC4 chromosome 16, palm_55x_up_171113_PBpolish2nd_filt_p, whole genome shotgun sequence DNA encodes these proteins:
- the LOC103713664 gene encoding pathogenesis-related protein PRMS-like, with translation MEFPKNLALVLAITSVICLAIPNPSLADDSPSDYLNPHNMARKDAKVDPLYWNKELAHYAEQSAGNCGRGSYNSHYGVNVYKDRHATAYDAVKEWTKCKHGDCSDDYKQVVWPHTKWLGCAHHPCHDHNGEYYFIVCYYDPPASKH, from the coding sequence ATGGAGTTCCCAAAAAATCTCGCCCTAGTTCTAGCAATAACAAGCGTCATCTGCCTCGCCATTCCCAATCCATCGCTTGCCGATGACTCCCCCAGCGATTACCTCAATCCCCATAACATGGCCCGAAAGGATGCCAAGGTGGATCCGCTGTATTGGAacaaagaactggcacactacGCCGAGCAGAGCGCCGGCAACTGCGGCCGCGGATCCTACAACAGCCACTATGGCGTGAACGTGTACAAGGACCGCCATGCCACCGCGTATGACGCAGTGAAAGAATGGACGAAGTGCAAACATGGGGATTGCAGTGATGACTACAAGCAGGTGGTGTGGCCTCACACCAAGTGGCTCGGATGCGCACATCACCCTTGCCATGATCACAATGGTGAGTACTACTTCATCGTCTGCTACTATGACCCTCCAGCCTCCAAGCACTGA